The genome window AAAGCTTGGGGCTTAGGCCCTGGCCAACCGGGTGACGAAACCACGCGCTATCCGCGCTCCTATGCCGTTAACGACGATGCAGGCGTTAACGAAACCGGCCCGAACGTGCAGTTCTGGCCCGCAAGCTACAACAGCGCGTCTGGCGCTATCGCGCTGTTACAGCAGCCCGCAAGTACCATCATGATCGGAGAGACACGCATTATCTTTCCGGATATTCATGCGGAATATACGGCCTATGAGGTGCGCTCCGATGGGACGCCTTGGGGTGGTCAACCTTGGTCGGTTATTAAAGGCCACATGGGTGGAATGGTGGACTTCATCTTCTTCGACGGCCATGTCAAGGCCGTTCAGGCCCTTCAAGCGCTGCGTAACGACTATTGGGACTGCTACGGGCCAAACGGCTACGGCACAGGGACGAAGTGGCCTGGGCAAGCCGCGGTGCTGCAGGCTGCTAGCCAAGTGCCAGAATGGAGCGGTCACTAGAGCGATGGCAGCGTTAGGAAAACGAAGGGAGCGTAGTGTTTTGCTCGTGGTGCTAGCTGGGCTAGCTCTTACCGGATGCCATTCGACCCCGCCGCAGCAACCACCAGGCTCACCCACAGCTATCAATTCAAACGGTATCCCTAATGCCGCTCAGGGCAGTGGAAAGATGCCTGCAGTGCTGCAAAGAGACCTGCAAGGAGGCCAGCGCGCGCCCTCTAGCCCCTAAATGAGCGCCGACTTACCTGCGCTACTGGCAGGTCGGCACATCTTAATAACATGGGTTCAGGGAGCCTCGGTAGAGGCTCCTTTTCTTATCTGGCCTAGAAAGCCGTTCCTTAGGGTAGAATGAAAGTCTGACTTTCAATGCGAGAGAGAAGGATGCTGTTAGGAACTCAGCGCATCAATGCGCAAGGACATTTAGAGATCGGTGGATGTGACACCGTACAACTGGCAAAGGAGTTCGGGACGCCACTTTATGTGATAGATGAGACGGCGTTGCGAGCAAACTGTCGCGCCTATCGGGCGGCTTTCGAGAGCCGCTACCCTAAAAATGAGATCTATTTTGCTAGCAAAGCCTTACTAACCCTGGCCATCGCCGCCCTCATAGACCAGGAGGGCCTTGGAATGGATGTGGCCTCTTTCGGGGAGCTTTATACCGCGCTGCAGGCCGGCTTTCCCGCCGAGCGCATCTCTCTCCATGGTAACAACAAGTCAAAAGAGGAGCTGGAAACCGCCTTGGAAGCCAAGGTAGGGCTCATCATTTTGGATAACTTCTATGAGCTTGAACTTCTCTCCCAACTCCTTGAAATGCATAAGACCGAAGCTGCCGTGCTGGTGCGGGCCACTCCAGGAGTCGATCCAAAAACACATCGCCTTATTCGCACCGGCCAGGCAGATACGAAGTTCGGCTTTAACATCTCCGATGGCTCTGCTCTCGAAGCCGTGCGACGGGTGCTACGCACGCCTAAATTACGCTTCCGAGGCCTTCATTGCCATGTCGGCTCGCAACTGCTCGATGTCGAAACCCATGTAGAGGCCGTACAGATCATGGTGCAAACCATGCAGAGCGTGGTTCGCGAGACCGGTGCGGAGGTGGAAATCCTCAACATCGGTGGAGGACTTGGGGTCCGTTATCTAGAAGAACAGCGCCCACCAACCTATGATGAGTTCGCCGAGGCCGTTGTCTCTACGCTAAAATCCGCTCTTGATGCCGCCGATCTGCCGTACCCCATTCTTCAACAAGAGCCAGGGCGTTCTCTCGTTGGCGAGGCCGGCATCACGCTCTATACCGTAGGCGCTATGAAAACCGTACCGATTTCAGAACCTCCAGGCACACGCACCTATGTGTCTGTTGATGGTGGACTTTCAGACAATCCGCGCCCGCAAATGTACGACGCGCTCTATGAGTGTCTGTTGGCCAACCGAGCCGATGAGCCGGCGGAGGCGGTTGTTACCATTGCCGGCAAGCACTGCGAGACCGATACGCTGATTCCCTCCACCAAACTGCCGCAGCCGCGCCCAGGAGATATCCTTGCGGTGCAGACCACCGGCGCCTATAATTTCGTAATGGCAAGTAACTATAACCGTTTCCTGCGCCCGGCGATGGTGTTGGTGCATGAAGGTAACGCAGAGCTGATCGTGGAGCGCCAGCGCCTCGAAGACCTCCTTCGGCATGAGCGGATACCAGAGCGATTGTGCCGACATCGGCCGGTATTTGCGCAAAAGTTAGCGGAGTGAAGTTAGGACAAAACGATGCTGGCCGAGTGGCTTCTTTTTCAAAACCCCAAACAGTTCTTCATCGAGCTAGTGGTGATTCTTCTCAGCATCACGCTGCATGAGTTCGGGCATGCGCTGGCCGCAGACCGTTTGGGAGATGATACACCACGACGCCAAGGCCGTCTCTCGCTACGCCCCGATAAACATTTCGACCCTCTCGGCCTGCTGATGATCTTTATTGTGCTGAATGCGGGCATTGGGTTAGGATGGGGAAAACCGGTTCAAGTGGATTCGAGAAACTTTCGTAACCCACGGCGAGATATGCTGATTGTGGCGATCTGCGGGCCGTTGATGAACCTGCTCTTAGGTGTGGTTGGAGGCCTCGGTCTGCGCTTTGCCCTTGCTTCACGAGCTGAAGATTGGCTTACAACCGGCGGTGGGCGTTTTCTATTGACCCTTGTGCTGGTCAACTTTAGCCTCCTGTTTTTCAACCTCATTCCGCTGCCGCCGTTGGATGGGTCCAAAATCTTGGGGGCGCTTCTGCCACCTCAACTTGCTTGGCGCTATACCTCAGCCATGAGCCGCTACGGTATGATGATTCTGCTGCTCATCGCTTTTATGGCGCCGCAGGTTATCTTTTGGATCGTTGGCCCGCCAACACAGTGGCTGGTGAAAGTCGTGGTCGGCCTGAGCTAGGCGCACCTCAAGCAGGGGTGCAAGCGTAAAAATTGTAATGAAAGGTTTATTCCAACATCGTTAAGAAGGAGATCGGTTCGCGTGGAAATAGAGCACTCCGGCGTGTCCGCACAGCCGACGACAAAAACAGAAGCAAGAAAACGCATTCTTAGCGGGATGCAGCCTACCGGCACCGGAGCCCTTCATCTGGGTAACCTCGAAGGGGCGTTGCGAACGTGGGTGCGTCTGCAGGATGAATACGATATGTTCTGTTTTGTCGCCGACTGGCATGCCCTCACCACCCGCTATCACGAACCGGAGCAGATTCGCAAAGCATGCCTACAGGTGGCAGCGGACTATATTGCCGCAGGGATAGACCCAAAGAAGACGACGATCTTCCTGCAGAGCCAGGTCAAACAGCATGCCGAACTGCATCTGCTGCTTTCGATGATTACCCCTTTAGGTTGGCTCGAGCGCGTACCTAGCTTTAAAGAGAAGCGAGAGCTTATGCAGGAAAAGGGAGAAGGGGATGAGTCGATCTCCTATGGGCTATTGGGCTACCCGGTGTTGATGACAGCAGATATTCTGCTATATCGTGCCCACGCGGTGCCCGTTGGAAAGGATCAAGCAGCCCATTTGGAGATATGCCGAGAGATAGCGCGAAGGTTTAATCGGCTTTATGGTGAGGTGTTTCCGGAGCCGCAAGCCCTCATTGGAGAGGAGACAGGGGTGGTGCCAGGCCTCGATGGGCGTAAAATGAGCAAGTCGTACGATAACTGCATCTATATTGCTGACGACGCCGACACAGTGGCTCGAAAGATTATGAACGCCTTTACAACGCCTACGAAAATTCGAAAAACCGACCCCGGCGTGCCAGAGCAGTGCGCGGTGTGTCAGTTGCGAAAACTTTACGATCCGGAGGGCTATCGCGTCTCTTGGGAGGAGGATCGGGCCGGCAGAAGGGGATGTGTGCAGAACAAACGGGAGCTTATTGACATCCTCAACGCCTACCTGGAGCCGATGCGCGCTCGTAGACAGGAGCTGTTGGCCGACCCCGGCGCGCTCGAACGCATTTTGGCGGACGGCGCAGAGCGCGCGCGAGATTTCGCCGAGCAGACGATGCGGCTTGTGCGTGCTGCCCTCCATTTTTCGTAGTGAGGTAGAGAGGGCAAATGGAAGTGTGTCCGACGTCCAAAACGCTCAAAACCAACCAGAGTAAAACGCTCTGGTTGGTGGCTCTGTTCCTTGGCCTCATTCTCGGACTCGTCGGCCTCTTCTTTTTTGCCTTTCAACAGGAACAACAGGCCATACAGTCGCAAGAAGACCCTGGGTTCGTTCATGCGTGGATAGAGGGGGTACGCTACGGCCCCAATTTAACCCTGAGTACCGGTGACCCTCTAACGAAGTGGCTTGCACGTTACCATCTGCCTTGGT of Chthonomonas calidirosea T49 contains these proteins:
- a CDS encoding site-2 protease family protein: MLAEWLLFQNPKQFFIELVVILLSITLHEFGHALAADRLGDDTPRRQGRLSLRPDKHFDPLGLLMIFIVLNAGIGLGWGKPVQVDSRNFRNPRRDMLIVAICGPLMNLLLGVVGGLGLRFALASRAEDWLTTGGGRFLLTLVLVNFSLLFFNLIPLPPLDGSKILGALLPPQLAWRYTSAMSRYGMMILLLIAFMAPQVIFWIVGPPTQWLVKVVVGLS
- the lysA gene encoding diaminopimelate decarboxylase, with product MLLGTQRINAQGHLEIGGCDTVQLAKEFGTPLYVIDETALRANCRAYRAAFESRYPKNEIYFASKALLTLAIAALIDQEGLGMDVASFGELYTALQAGFPAERISLHGNNKSKEELETALEAKVGLIILDNFYELELLSQLLEMHKTEAAVLVRATPGVDPKTHRLIRTGQADTKFGFNISDGSALEAVRRVLRTPKLRFRGLHCHVGSQLLDVETHVEAVQIMVQTMQSVVRETGAEVEILNIGGGLGVRYLEEQRPPTYDEFAEAVVSTLKSALDAADLPYPILQQEPGRSLVGEAGITLYTVGAMKTVPISEPPGTRTYVSVDGGLSDNPRPQMYDALYECLLANRADEPAEAVVTIAGKHCETDTLIPSTKLPQPRPGDILAVQTTGAYNFVMASNYNRFLRPAMVLVHEGNAELIVERQRLEDLLRHERIPERLCRHRPVFAQKLAE
- a CDS encoding prepilin-type N-terminal cleavage/methylation domain-containing protein, whose protein sequence is MKKQAFTLIELLVVIAIIAILAAILFPVFAQARAKARQIACISNEKQIGLAMMMYFQDYDERAPLVRVVDNNHPIFTPKELIWKDLIYPYIKNGGRNYNNGQTYNTSGDGGAFQCPDNTTAWASSKAWGLGPGQPGDETTRYPRSYAVNDDAGVNETGPNVQFWPASYNSASGAIALLQQPASTIMIGETRIIFPDIHAEYTAYEVRSDGTPWGGQPWSVIKGHMGGMVDFIFFDGHVKAVQALQALRNDYWDCYGPNGYGTGTKWPGQAAVLQAASQVPEWSGH
- the trpS gene encoding tryptophan--tRNA ligase, giving the protein MEIEHSGVSAQPTTKTEARKRILSGMQPTGTGALHLGNLEGALRTWVRLQDEYDMFCFVADWHALTTRYHEPEQIRKACLQVAADYIAAGIDPKKTTIFLQSQVKQHAELHLLLSMITPLGWLERVPSFKEKRELMQEKGEGDESISYGLLGYPVLMTADILLYRAHAVPVGKDQAAHLEICREIARRFNRLYGEVFPEPQALIGEETGVVPGLDGRKMSKSYDNCIYIADDADTVARKIMNAFTTPTKIRKTDPGVPEQCAVCQLRKLYDPEGYRVSWEEDRAGRRGCVQNKRELIDILNAYLEPMRARRQELLADPGALERILADGAERARDFAEQTMRLVRAALHFS